The following is a genomic window from Epinephelus moara isolate mb chromosome 17, YSFRI_EMoa_1.0, whole genome shotgun sequence.
cacacacagattaataTCGCGCTTCTTTTCTCTATCTCAGAAACTGTTAGCTCACAAGCATATCTCAAAATATCAGAATGCATATATGGCAGCAGTAACAGCTTTAGATGTTAGTAGGTGTTATCTAACTCCTTCAGTTTTTGTATGCTTTAATGATGCTGTGTTCCCCCTCAGTACGAACCCCCCTCAGAAGGTCTTTGATGTGTACGACAGAGTTGGCTACAACTGCTTCATAGCATCTGCTATCTACACCCTCATTGGGGCGTTCTCCTGCTACCAGATGAAGCTCAACAGACAGAAggtgaaaatgtttatttgtgcttgtttttgttgtttgtttgtttgtttgtttgtttgtttgtttattttagctAAATGATATTGGCCATCTTGGAAAGGCTCAAACCACAGTGAATGACAGAGAGGATCACATACAACATAGGAACACTGGAACTACTTTCTTCTTAAGTAATAATCagcccaaaagtgggtcacaagtccattctgaatggaccgaaagagtacagtgaatttccggcacggagtttttattttgaagggccatttcctgctgtagagtgagtgactaacagacagcttcTTGGCAGACTTGGCAAACatgctcaatgacatggccaaacacaagtatgatgctgaacatattaaactgtgtggactaGGGAGGCatgatattgtattttttgcagATATCCGATAAGCTGATATATAAGTTATTTGGCAGATAACcaatactgatattgatatattcACTTAtttccctacctaattttagtgatagtcaagtctcttctgtagtggaattaacatatTATGCTTGCacactcttatcgtgatggcccaccagcagatgaaggcatgaaatacaatagttttcaatgtatgtaatattcattacTTGTGCAAAATAAGAGAAAGCACgctgattctgatagttcatttttaAGTTGATATCGGCTGATACCAATGATGGCTCTGTGAAATCTGGACCCCTTGGCTGgaccatttgggaaccactgccttaggGGGTGTTAAGACTATGCAGAATAATGATGAATTTTGGTCAACCAAAAGTTGAGCCAGGTTCAACTTTTATTGCCATTATGATCCTGCGTTTGTTTCGTGTTGGTGCTGCCACTGCATCAACGCAGTGGTCTCATTCAGATGTTTGTCTGAACACAACCAATAGACCTTAAAAGTCCTCTTGGACTcagagatgaactgattagattttggtattcaaaggccaaggtcactgtgaccttgagtctgtctcattttcatttagaaatctcaagaacaccttgagggaatttccacaaatgtccacttggactccacaacaaactgattcgattttggtggtcagaggtcactgtgactttgcatccgtgtcattcttgtgaacacaatatcttaaGAAGGCCTTGAAGGAATTTTACTCTAACTTGGCACAACCACCCACTTGTACTTGAGAATGACCTGTGgtaacatttggtcagacactgaattggtgacactcatcttgggtgctcaccttgaaactgtgcttgAAGATgcgtgtgaagcatccatgttgtaGAATATGAAGCTTtcttgcagcaacatccatatatGAAGCATTTGGAGCATAATTGTAGTTCTTAAAATACCAATAATGGAGCTAAAAATGTCATTCCCCAAGTAAAAGATTGttagtttgaacattaaattcCACACTGTGTAATTAGCACCATCATTAGCAGCAACAAAGCATGTGTGAAAGTAGAGTAATTGTAGTGATTATCTTCAATCCATTCCTAATCGGTATAATATATAATGATTAAACTGATCAATGATGTTTGCTGCAGTCTTATTTGTGTACTCATGCATTTTGTTTGACTTGTTGTTTAGGAGTACCTGGTGCACtagtgccacctgctggacTGAGGAGCTCCCAGCAGCactctgacagcaagaggttCGCCTGTCCTCTGACCACTGTCACCTGTCTCAAGGTTTAAAGTCCTAATCATAAACTAAAGGGAGGAGACT
Proteins encoded in this region:
- the rnaseka gene encoding ribonuclease kappa-A isoform X2; amino-acid sequence: MFNPDCAPGFLVAMLGIFFTTHSALLIEDVPLTSGDFNDTNPPQKVFDVYDRVGYNCFIASAIYTLIGAFSCYQMKLNRQKEYLVH